The proteins below are encoded in one region of Methanobacterium sp.:
- the prf1 gene encoding peptide chain release factor aRF-1 — protein MTEVSSKELYEFKRTIEELADKKGRGTELVSVYIPPDKQISDVVKHMREELSQSANIKSKQTKKNVQSAIEVIMQRLKLFPKPPENGLLLFVGMIPKGGPGTEKMETYVFEPPEPIQTYTYHCNSEFYLEPLQDMIDVKETYGLAVLDRKEATIATLRGKRIDIIKTLTSGVPGKHKAGGQSQRRFDRLIELAAHEFLKRIGEQINDAFLPIEDLKGVILGGPGHTKEDFLKGDYMHYEIKDKVITTVDTSYTGEFGIREVIDKSMDVLTEIDIMREKKLVQRFLKELISEDGLASYGEADVRKNLEMGAVEILLLSEGVKSNRETYECPLCSCVQEKTVKNIDESEEMRCPECGEKMKESKAKDIIDDFVDMAEEVGSEVEIISTETEEGMQLLRAFGGFAAILRYRV, from the coding sequence TTGACTGAAGTATCATCAAAAGAGTTATATGAGTTTAAAAGAACTATTGAAGAACTCGCAGATAAAAAAGGCAGAGGAACAGAACTGGTGTCAGTTTATATCCCTCCTGATAAGCAAATAAGTGATGTGGTAAAGCACATGAGGGAAGAACTAAGCCAGAGTGCCAATATAAAAAGTAAACAAACAAAGAAGAACGTACAGTCTGCAATTGAGGTTATTATGCAGAGATTAAAGCTGTTTCCCAAACCTCCAGAGAATGGACTTCTCCTTTTTGTTGGAATGATTCCCAAAGGCGGTCCTGGAACTGAAAAAATGGAAACATACGTTTTTGAACCTCCAGAACCAATTCAAACCTATACTTATCACTGTAACTCAGAATTCTATCTTGAACCTTTACAAGATATGATTGATGTAAAAGAAACATATGGGCTTGCAGTTTTAGATAGAAAGGAAGCTACAATTGCAACTTTACGTGGTAAACGGATAGATATAATAAAAACACTTACAAGCGGAGTTCCCGGTAAACATAAGGCTGGTGGACAATCTCAGAGAAGATTTGACCGTTTAATTGAACTTGCAGCCCATGAATTTTTAAAGAGGATTGGTGAGCAAATTAACGATGCTTTCTTACCAATAGAAGATTTAAAGGGCGTAATACTCGGTGGTCCCGGCCATACAAAGGAAGATTTCCTTAAAGGGGACTACATGCACTATGAAATTAAAGACAAGGTTATAACTACTGTGGATACATCATACACTGGCGAATTTGGAATAAGGGAAGTCATTGACAAGTCCATGGATGTTTTAACTGAAATAGATATAATGCGTGAAAAAAAGCTGGTTCAGAGGTTTTTAAAGGAGCTTATAAGTGAGGATGGACTTGCATCCTATGGAGAAGCTGATGTGAGGAAAAATCTTGAAATGGGCGCGGTTGAAATCCTCTTACTTTCAGAGGGTGTTAAATCCAACCGTGAAACATATGAATGCCCACTTTGTAGTTGTGTTCAGGAAAAAACAGTTAAAAATATAGATGAATCTGAAGAAATGCGATGTCCTGAGTGTGGAGAAAAAATGAAGGAAAGTAAAGCCAAAGATATCATTGATGATTTTGTTGACATGGCTGAAGAAGTAGGTTCTGAAGTAGAAATAATATCAACAGAAACTGAAGAAGGAATGCAATTATTGAGGGCTTTTGGTGGATTTGCCGCTATATTAAGATACAGAGTTTAA